A single window of Streptomyces sp. NBC_00464 DNA harbors:
- a CDS encoding nuclear transport factor 2 family protein has product MTTTADSNADLRATVESYWTAADLRDWDTFAATLADEVVYDLPQTRERIRGKERYLVFNREYPGDWRVRVERIVADRAGRQAAVRTLFTDGGQESYAVHFFTFDAQGLISEITDFWPEPYEPPAGREHLVERY; this is encoded by the coding sequence ATGACCACGACTGCTGATTCGAATGCTGATCTGCGTGCCACGGTCGAGAGTTACTGGACCGCGGCCGACCTCCGTGACTGGGACACCTTCGCGGCGACGCTCGCCGACGAGGTGGTGTACGACCTGCCGCAGACCCGCGAGCGCATTCGCGGCAAGGAGCGGTATCTGGTCTTCAACCGGGAGTACCCGGGGGACTGGCGGGTGCGCGTCGAGCGGATCGTGGCCGACCGGGCCGGGCGGCAGGCCGCCGTCCGGACGCTGTTCACGGACGGCGGGCAGGAGTCGTATGCCGTTCACTTCTTCACGTTCGACGCGCAGGGGCTGATCAGCGAGATCACCGACTTCTGGCCCGAACCGTACGAGCCCCCGGCAGGCCGGGAGCATCTCGTCGAGCGGTACTGA
- a CDS encoding cobalt-precorrin-6A reductase, with protein sequence MHVLVLGGTTEARRLAELLVAELPTGARVTSSLAGRVTGPRLPPGEVRIGGFGGAEGLAAWLRTHRVDALIDATHPFAGTISFHAAAGAAAAHVPLLALRRPGWVPGAGDDWHPAASLEEAAAVLPALGRRVFLTTGRLGLAAFAGLDGLWFLTRSVDAPAPPYPARMETLLDRGPFTLDGERELIRRHRIDVLVTKDSGGAATAPKLAAAREARIPVVVVRRPPVPEGVAVAGTPEEAVTRLRDHLGHTP encoded by the coding sequence ATGCACGTCCTCGTACTCGGCGGCACGACGGAGGCCCGTCGGCTGGCCGAACTACTGGTGGCGGAGCTGCCCACGGGCGCCCGGGTGACGAGTTCGCTGGCCGGCCGGGTCACCGGACCGAGGCTGCCGCCCGGCGAGGTGCGCATCGGCGGTTTCGGCGGAGCCGAGGGCCTGGCCGCATGGCTGCGTACGCACCGGGTGGATGCGCTCATCGACGCCACCCATCCTTTCGCCGGGACCATCAGTTTCCACGCGGCCGCCGGTGCCGCTGCCGCCCATGTTCCCCTGCTCGCTCTGCGCCGTCCCGGCTGGGTGCCCGGCGCGGGCGACGACTGGCACCCGGCCGCCTCCCTGGAGGAGGCTGCGGCGGTGCTCCCCGCCCTGGGCCGGCGCGTGTTCCTCACGACGGGGCGCCTCGGCCTCGCCGCCTTCGCGGGGCTGGACGGCCTGTGGTTCCTGACGCGGTCGGTGGACGCACCCGCACCGCCGTACCCCGCGCGGATGGAGACGCTGCTCGACCGGGGCCCGTTCACCCTCGACGGGGAGCGCGAGCTGATCCGCCGCCATCGCATCGACGTCCTCGTCACGAAGGACAGCGGTGGCGCGGCCACCGCCCCCAAACTCGCCGCGGCCCGCGAGGCGCGGATCCCGGTGGTCGTGGTGCGACGGCCACCGGTCCCGGAAGGCGTGGCGGTGGCCGGCACCCCGGAGGAGGCCGTCACCCGGCTGCGCGACCACCTCGGCCACACGCCATGA
- a CDS encoding metallophosphoesterase: MRARYGVPLKITAVTAAAGAAGLAYAAGFEARSFRLRRVTVPVLPHGARPLRVLQVSDVHMVGGQRKKRAWLQSLAGLRPDFVVNTGDNLSDPEAVPELLDALGPLMEFPGVYVFGSNDYYGPKLRNPARYLFDKAAGKHGLNGNAPAVGVVHNPWEPMRDAFDDAGWLNLSNARGRLKLDGLELAFTGLDDPHIRRDRYAEVSGGPETGADLSIGVVHAPYLRSLDAFTADGYPLILAGHTHGGQLCIPFYGALVTNCDLDTDRVKGLSSHTAEGHRAYLHVSAGCGTNRYTPVRFACPPEATLLTLTARDV, encoded by the coding sequence ATGCGCGCACGCTACGGAGTACCCCTGAAAATCACGGCGGTCACCGCCGCGGCCGGCGCCGCCGGTCTCGCCTACGCAGCCGGATTCGAGGCCCGCTCGTTCCGTCTGCGAAGGGTCACCGTCCCGGTACTCCCGCACGGGGCACGCCCGTTGCGCGTCCTGCAGGTCTCCGACGTCCACATGGTCGGCGGCCAGCGCAAGAAGCGCGCCTGGCTGCAGTCCCTGGCCGGGCTGCGCCCGGACTTCGTCGTGAACACCGGCGACAACCTCTCCGACCCGGAGGCGGTCCCTGAACTGCTCGACGCGCTCGGTCCGCTGATGGAGTTCCCGGGTGTGTACGTGTTCGGCTCCAACGACTACTACGGCCCGAAGCTCCGCAACCCCGCCCGCTACCTCTTCGACAAGGCGGCGGGCAAGCACGGGCTCAACGGGAACGCCCCGGCGGTCGGCGTCGTCCACAACCCGTGGGAACCGATGCGCGACGCCTTCGACGACGCGGGCTGGCTGAACCTGTCCAACGCACGCGGCCGTCTGAAGCTCGACGGCCTGGAGCTGGCCTTCACCGGCCTCGACGACCCGCACATCCGGCGTGACCGCTACGCCGAGGTCTCGGGCGGCCCCGAGACGGGCGCCGACCTCTCCATCGGCGTGGTCCACGCCCCCTACCTGCGCTCCCTCGACGCCTTCACCGCGGACGGCTACCCGCTGATCCTGGCCGGCCACACCCATGGCGGCCAGCTGTGCATCCCCTTCTACGGCGCCCTGGTCACCAACTGCGACCTGGACACGGACCGGGTGAAGGGCCTCTCCAGCCACACGGCCGAGGGCCACCGCGCCTACCTCCACGTCTCGGCCGGCTGCGGCACCAACCGCTACACCCCGGTCCGCTTCGCCTGCCCCCCGGAGGCGACCCTGCTGACGTTGACGGCGCGGGACGTGTAA
- a CDS encoding DUF5979 domain-containing protein, with protein MGITAALTLLFVSQGAAMPLEAAADDPMSSVGITKTNSTGGDPLEPGDEFIYTLNGQCSGLTVDCVDFTVTDTLPEGLDVTSLPQSTTTRDVTYDESTRKLTVVYKQPLQNPEGKTGLRAGQAGAVEIGMRLPADTQAADGTTISNTADVTAANADPKSSASDVTVSIPRAVKPVATKTWEDGSAVAGTGEESTITLGVRNNSSSSAEVTELSVSDTSAETFEYFDFTSASVTAFPKGADQAHLVVTTADGATHTGDVISSPGELPLPGGVAAGDVVGFEVVFTNSGGDPLPYDATGGTVEVGLKLRETKRSDGSPLRPTDKITVDNCAVPSAQETTDGKVVGTQACDTYDILPDVLVLNGSKKFFPDSNGNFAQDNGEHAVIGVDSPVSMMVDVKNNSPFPVKSITITEPDADAASEFDKVAVSQVRLRLPAGATEAKLTVTYADGTSTTDTYTENQTVDVAKDGTSVTKVEVVYTGVDGDGNPTIEAGADAGLDLHGTLTDAVTADDLPSGSSPGIANCAGFKGDAGRTDGSGTATGTACQDLPIESPNSSGSGSKTVDQTDVPPGQPIPMHLKFSNNGNKALVDPVLTDPPADADGKPTGPSPFDVLQIDSVSVSPSSAPVAIELWDPTAGGGAGAWVAYDDSDTALLHRATGVRASYDGNMPPQSSFTVDLVTERREGVEDGGTFNNCYSISAGGDFVAGDPVCSPELTTGPADDSASLNKSISPGELPEYVPGLPRQHADASLTVRNTGNMSAKYLQMTDQDSDFFDAVDLVSIKSNTMPAGADRVQIDAYVDGAWVNGTPSASAALPSGVNAADVTGIRATYSSTSGFNDGYTITPCAETACSGVLVLDVSPRPALRDGGGPVPSHLEDTLSGSFLTKIEDEDKPKDIAPVSATLDLVKGDPVLDVSKTPNTALAPGEDAPFYLKVTNTGTANVPNLVVKDALPEGIAFVDTFEGDNGEPYKVIDTKVPDGTPPVPTPVFNQTTGDGRVSALSWDFSKNADGSAWVLAPGATLTIEIHVRLEAGINAGDVVTNTMGATSSDQDMTCEGTSQNDGSFGDGLYCVAEATLTAKSGAAFMARKWVSGNDELGWYNTRSGKVVDVGDDSCLTATDATGRRYTANPCIALVDPGDQYHYLMRVQNAGTESGTAMRIVDRFPVQGDKGVILDEQRGTAWDKRPTLASEPKLDGPGTMAVAYENDEPLCTDDLDMGGAGSNAEQCPSSTWDDAYGAAAVGARMELTFSPALAPGGTVDITYAMDTPVDVTHNGDPTIAWNSYAHNETTDRAGSPRVLQANEPTQVGVALAYGGLKLVKQLGDHPDQLDGPLKRIPFPYHVTCVIDPEGGEPRTVLDKDYRVSVNKPVTVEDLPAGAQCSVWETSARGGSADHTADNPVEVTIVPGIGTEPVQTAEITNTFRFGELTLKKDLEGDAADYATDRTFKVDVSCTLPDASGAAGDRVLHKTYEVKTGEPVTVKPLPVNSRCWAEEVDTGGAAKAVVDHGSPDNPAVVTAEGPEGEGAVITVTNTFPAAKLTVSKKVVNGGSGPYDFGLACTTDQGDVALAADDSAFSLKDGDEREISVPEGAECTVTELNVPEGDTVTVTASDDGTDGTVVVAGEASVDVTNTFEKKPDGDGGDSGGGDHGGGDHGGGGNGGGDHNGGGANGGGDQPGPDNGGKPEHDNGHLADTGAWTWTVLGILAAALALVGGVTARTLSRRRAG; from the coding sequence GTGGGAATCACAGCTGCACTGACCCTGTTGTTCGTCTCCCAGGGGGCCGCGATGCCGCTCGAGGCGGCGGCGGACGACCCCATGAGTTCCGTCGGGATCACCAAGACCAACAGCACGGGCGGTGATCCGCTGGAGCCCGGTGACGAGTTCATCTACACGCTCAACGGGCAGTGCTCGGGGCTGACGGTCGACTGCGTGGACTTCACCGTCACCGACACGCTGCCCGAGGGGCTGGACGTCACCAGCCTCCCGCAGTCCACCACCACCCGTGACGTCACGTACGACGAGTCGACGCGGAAGCTCACCGTCGTCTACAAACAGCCGCTGCAGAATCCCGAGGGCAAGACCGGTCTGCGGGCGGGGCAGGCGGGCGCCGTGGAGATCGGTATGCGGCTGCCTGCCGACACCCAGGCGGCGGACGGCACCACCATCAGCAACACCGCGGACGTCACGGCCGCCAACGCCGACCCGAAGTCATCGGCCTCCGATGTGACGGTCTCCATCCCGCGGGCGGTCAAGCCGGTGGCGACGAAGACCTGGGAGGACGGCTCCGCGGTCGCCGGCACCGGTGAGGAGTCGACGATCACGCTCGGGGTACGTAACAACTCCTCCTCGTCCGCCGAGGTCACCGAGCTGTCCGTGTCCGACACGAGTGCGGAGACCTTCGAGTACTTCGACTTCACCTCCGCCTCCGTGACCGCGTTTCCCAAGGGCGCCGACCAGGCGCACCTGGTGGTGACCACGGCCGACGGCGCCACGCACACCGGGGACGTCATCTCCTCGCCCGGCGAGCTGCCGCTGCCCGGTGGCGTCGCCGCGGGCGATGTCGTCGGGTTCGAGGTCGTGTTCACCAACAGCGGTGGTGACCCGCTGCCGTACGACGCGACCGGCGGCACCGTCGAGGTGGGGCTGAAGCTCCGCGAGACCAAGCGTTCGGACGGGTCGCCGCTGCGGCCCACCGACAAGATCACCGTCGACAACTGCGCGGTCCCGTCCGCCCAGGAGACCACCGACGGCAAGGTCGTCGGTACGCAGGCCTGCGACACGTACGACATCCTGCCGGACGTTCTCGTGCTCAACGGGTCCAAGAAGTTCTTCCCGGACTCCAACGGCAACTTCGCGCAGGACAACGGCGAACACGCCGTGATCGGCGTGGACTCCCCGGTCAGCATGATGGTCGACGTCAAGAACAACTCCCCGTTCCCGGTGAAGTCGATCACGATCACCGAGCCGGACGCGGACGCGGCCAGTGAGTTCGACAAGGTCGCGGTGAGCCAGGTCAGGCTGCGCCTCCCGGCAGGCGCCACCGAGGCGAAGCTGACCGTCACCTACGCCGACGGCACCAGCACCACGGACACGTACACCGAGAACCAGACCGTCGACGTGGCCAAGGACGGCACCTCCGTCACCAAGGTGGAGGTCGTGTACACCGGCGTCGACGGCGACGGGAACCCCACGATCGAGGCGGGCGCCGACGCGGGCCTGGACCTCCACGGCACGCTGACCGACGCCGTCACCGCGGACGACCTGCCCTCCGGCAGCAGCCCCGGCATCGCCAACTGCGCCGGGTTCAAGGGAGACGCCGGCCGCACCGACGGCAGCGGAACCGCGACGGGCACCGCATGCCAGGACCTGCCCATCGAGTCGCCGAACAGCTCCGGGTCCGGTTCCAAGACCGTCGACCAGACCGACGTGCCGCCCGGCCAGCCCATCCCGATGCATCTCAAGTTCAGCAACAACGGCAACAAGGCGCTGGTGGACCCGGTCCTCACCGACCCGCCCGCCGACGCGGACGGCAAGCCGACCGGCCCGAGCCCCTTCGACGTGCTGCAGATCGACTCCGTGTCGGTCTCCCCGTCCTCCGCCCCGGTCGCCATCGAGCTCTGGGACCCGACGGCGGGCGGCGGTGCGGGCGCCTGGGTCGCGTACGACGACTCCGACACCGCCCTGCTGCACCGGGCCACAGGCGTACGCGCCTCCTACGACGGGAACATGCCGCCCCAGTCCAGCTTCACGGTCGACCTCGTCACCGAGCGCCGCGAAGGCGTCGAGGACGGGGGGACGTTCAACAACTGCTACTCGATCTCCGCGGGCGGCGACTTCGTGGCCGGCGACCCGGTGTGCTCTCCCGAGCTCACCACCGGTCCCGCAGACGACTCGGCCTCCCTCAACAAGTCGATCAGCCCCGGTGAACTCCCCGAGTACGTCCCCGGACTGCCCCGGCAGCACGCGGACGCCTCGCTCACCGTGCGCAACACCGGCAACATGTCGGCCAAGTACCTGCAGATGACCGACCAGGACAGCGACTTCTTCGACGCCGTCGACCTCGTGTCGATCAAGTCGAACACGATGCCGGCCGGGGCCGACCGGGTGCAGATCGACGCCTACGTCGACGGAGCCTGGGTCAACGGCACACCTTCGGCCTCCGCCGCCCTGCCCTCGGGCGTGAACGCCGCGGACGTGACCGGCATCCGTGCCACGTACTCCTCGACCAGCGGATTCAACGACGGGTACACGATCACCCCGTGCGCCGAGACCGCCTGCTCCGGGGTGCTGGTTCTCGACGTCAGTCCGCGCCCGGCACTGCGTGACGGCGGCGGTCCCGTCCCCAGCCATCTGGAGGACACCCTGAGCGGCAGCTTCCTCACCAAGATCGAGGACGAGGACAAGCCCAAGGACATCGCCCCGGTCAGCGCCACCCTCGACCTGGTCAAGGGTGACCCGGTGCTGGACGTGAGCAAGACGCCCAACACCGCACTCGCGCCCGGCGAGGACGCGCCCTTCTACCTGAAGGTCACCAACACCGGTACGGCGAACGTCCCGAACCTCGTGGTGAAGGACGCGCTTCCTGAAGGCATCGCGTTCGTCGACACCTTCGAGGGCGACAACGGCGAGCCCTACAAGGTCATCGACACCAAGGTGCCCGACGGAACGCCTCCTGTCCCGACCCCCGTGTTCAACCAGACGACCGGTGACGGCCGTGTCTCGGCACTCAGCTGGGACTTCTCCAAGAACGCGGACGGCTCGGCATGGGTGCTGGCTCCCGGCGCCACCCTGACCATCGAGATCCACGTCCGGCTGGAGGCCGGCATCAACGCCGGTGACGTCGTCACCAACACGATGGGTGCCACCTCCTCCGACCAGGACATGACCTGCGAGGGCACCTCGCAGAACGACGGCTCCTTCGGGGACGGCCTGTACTGCGTCGCCGAGGCGACCCTGACCGCCAAGTCCGGCGCTGCCTTCATGGCTCGCAAGTGGGTCTCCGGCAACGACGAACTGGGCTGGTACAACACCCGCTCCGGCAAGGTCGTCGACGTGGGCGACGACTCCTGCCTGACCGCCACCGACGCCACCGGCCGCCGCTACACCGCCAACCCGTGCATCGCGCTGGTCGACCCCGGCGACCAGTACCACTACCTGATGCGCGTCCAGAACGCCGGCACGGAGTCCGGCACCGCCATGCGCATCGTCGACCGCTTCCCCGTCCAGGGCGACAAGGGCGTCATCCTCGACGAGCAGCGGGGCACCGCGTGGGACAAGCGGCCCACGCTCGCCTCCGAGCCGAAGCTGGACGGGCCGGGCACCATGGCCGTCGCCTACGAGAACGACGAGCCGCTGTGCACCGACGACCTCGACATGGGCGGCGCCGGTTCGAACGCGGAACAGTGCCCGTCCTCCACATGGGACGACGCCTACGGTGCCGCGGCGGTCGGCGCCCGGATGGAGCTCACGTTCAGCCCGGCGCTCGCCCCGGGCGGCACGGTCGACATCACGTACGCGATGGACACCCCGGTCGACGTCACCCACAACGGTGACCCGACGATCGCCTGGAACTCCTACGCGCACAACGAGACGACCGACCGGGCAGGATCCCCCCGGGTCCTCCAGGCCAACGAGCCCACCCAGGTCGGCGTCGCCCTCGCCTACGGCGGTCTGAAGCTGGTCAAGCAGCTCGGCGACCACCCCGACCAGCTGGACGGCCCGCTGAAGCGGATCCCGTTCCCGTACCACGTGACCTGCGTCATCGACCCGGAGGGCGGTGAGCCCCGTACGGTCCTCGACAAGGACTACCGGGTCTCCGTGAACAAGCCCGTCACCGTCGAGGACCTGCCGGCGGGTGCGCAGTGCTCGGTGTGGGAGACGTCCGCCCGCGGCGGCAGCGCCGACCACACCGCCGACAACCCCGTCGAGGTGACGATCGTGCCGGGCATCGGCACCGAGCCGGTGCAGACGGCGGAGATCACCAACACCTTCCGGTTCGGTGAGCTGACGCTCAAGAAGGACCTGGAGGGCGACGCGGCGGACTACGCCACGGACCGCACGTTCAAGGTCGATGTCTCCTGCACCCTGCCGGACGCGTCCGGTGCGGCCGGTGACCGTGTCCTGCACAAGACCTACGAGGTGAAGACGGGCGAGCCCGTCACCGTGAAGCCCCTGCCGGTCAACAGTCGTTGCTGGGCGGAGGAGGTGGACACGGGCGGCGCCGCCAAGGCGGTCGTCGACCACGGTTCGCCCGACAACCCGGCTGTGGTCACGGCAGAGGGACCGGAGGGCGAGGGGGCGGTCATCACCGTCACCAACACCTTCCCGGCCGCGAAGCTGACCGTCAGCAAGAAGGTGGTGAACGGCGGCTCGGGACCGTACGACTTCGGTCTCGCGTGCACCACGGACCAGGGCGACGTCGCCCTCGCGGCGGACGACAGCGCCTTCTCCCTGAAGGACGGCGATGAGCGCGAGATCAGCGTGCCCGAGGGCGCGGAGTGCACCGTGACCGAGCTGAACGTGCCCGAGGGGGACACGGTGACCGTCACCGCGTCCGACGACGGGACGGACGGCACGGTGGTCGTCGCCGGCGAGGCATCGGTCGACGTCACGAACACCTTCGAGAAGAAGCCGGACGGGGACGGCGGTGACAGCGGCGGCGGTGACCACGGTGGCGGTGACCACGGTGGCGGTGGCAACGGCGGTGGTGACCACAACGGTGGTGGTGCCAACGGTGGCGGCGACCAGCCGGGTCCCGACAACGGCGGCAAGCCGGAGCACGACAACGGCCACCTGGCCGACACCGGTGCCTGGACCTGGACCGTCCTCGGCATCCTGGCTGCCGCGCTGGCCCTCGTGGGCGGAGTGACGGCCCGCACGCTCAGCCGCAGGCGCGCCGGCTGA
- a CDS encoding LacI family DNA-binding transcriptional regulator gives MNSPARVTIKDVAARAGVSKGAVSLAFNQKPGVSAATRQRIFEAAKELGWAPNLTARSLSSQRVDIIGLALCRPARLLGLEPFYMDFISGIESVLAERSHSLLLRLVRDLDEETEQYRSWWRSQTIAGAILVDFHEDDPRVPSLESIGLPAVAVGHPSLTGSFPAVWTDDATAAAEAVRYLAALGHRRIARVGGPVGLGHSAIRATAFAATMRELGLEAGRQIATGFDGSEGARATRSLLMSAERPTAIVYDNDIMAVAGAGVAAEMGFVVPDDLSLLAWDDSQLCRITHPTLSAMSHDVHNFGAQVARTLFAVIEGRHTGSVQVPTPSLTPRGSTAKAPSRS, from the coding sequence GTGAACAGTCCCGCACGTGTGACGATCAAGGACGTTGCCGCCCGGGCGGGTGTGTCCAAGGGGGCCGTCTCGCTGGCGTTCAACCAGAAGCCGGGCGTCTCGGCTGCCACCCGCCAGAGGATCTTCGAGGCCGCGAAGGAGCTGGGCTGGGCGCCGAACCTCACCGCGCGCAGCCTCTCCAGCCAGCGGGTGGACATCATCGGCCTGGCCCTGTGCCGCCCCGCCCGGCTGCTGGGACTCGAACCGTTCTACATGGACTTCATCTCCGGTATCGAGAGCGTGCTGGCCGAGCGGTCGCACTCCTTGCTCCTGAGGCTGGTGCGGGATCTCGACGAGGAGACCGAGCAGTACAGGTCCTGGTGGCGGAGCCAGACGATCGCGGGCGCCATCCTGGTCGACTTCCACGAGGACGATCCGAGGGTTCCGTCGCTGGAGTCCATCGGGCTGCCGGCGGTGGCCGTCGGGCATCCGTCCCTCACCGGCTCGTTCCCCGCGGTGTGGACCGACGACGCCACGGCCGCGGCCGAGGCCGTCCGCTATCTGGCGGCGCTCGGACACCGGCGCATCGCCCGCGTCGGCGGTCCGGTCGGTCTCGGGCACAGCGCCATCCGGGCCACCGCCTTCGCGGCCACGATGCGGGAGCTGGGCCTTGAGGCAGGCCGGCAGATCGCGACGGGCTTCGACGGAAGCGAGGGGGCCAGGGCGACCCGGTCCCTGCTGATGTCGGCCGAGCGCCCCACGGCCATCGTCTACGACAACGACATCATGGCCGTCGCAGGAGCGGGAGTCGCCGCCGAGATGGGCTTCGTGGTCCCCGACGACCTGTCCCTGCTCGCCTGGGACGACTCGCAGCTGTGCCGGATCACGCACCCCACCCTGTCGGCCATGAGCCACGATGTGCACAACTTCGGAGCGCAGGTGGCCCGCACACTCTTCGCGGTCATAGAAGGCCGGCACACCGGATCCGTACAGGTACCGACCCCGTCCCTCACCCCGCGGGGTTCCACCGCGAAGGCGCCTTCCCGGAGTTGA
- a CDS encoding cobalt-precorrin-5B (C(1))-methyltransferase encodes MGEAAGGRGAQLKHTGLRPGWTTGACATAATTAAYTALLTGDFPDPVTITLPGGQTPAFALAVEELHDGRATAGIVKDAGDDPDVTHGALVRATVRVLPPGSGVVFRAGPGVGTVTLPGLPLDVGEPAVNPVPRRMMREHIGRVATAHGGAGDVEITLSVDDGEEIARSTWNPRLGILGGLSILGTTGVVVPYSCSAWIDSIRRGVDVALADGQTHVAGCTGSTSEKTVVAEYGLPEIALLDMGDFAGAVLKYVRRHPVERLTVCGGFAKLSKLAAGHLDLHSGRSQVDTSFLADLARRGGADEDLAAEVAASNTGLAALRSCLARGVPLGDLVASAARDEALSVLRGAPVAVDVICIDRAGVVVGRSSVR; translated from the coding sequence ATGGGTGAGGCGGCGGGCGGACGCGGCGCCCAACTCAAGCACACCGGTCTGCGGCCCGGCTGGACCACCGGCGCCTGCGCGACCGCCGCCACCACGGCCGCGTACACGGCCCTGCTGACCGGCGACTTCCCCGACCCGGTGACCATCACCCTGCCCGGCGGCCAGACCCCCGCCTTCGCGCTCGCGGTGGAGGAACTGCACGACGGGCGGGCCACGGCCGGCATCGTCAAGGACGCGGGGGACGATCCCGACGTCACGCACGGGGCTCTCGTACGGGCCACCGTGCGGGTGCTGCCGCCCGGCTCGGGCGTGGTGTTCAGGGCCGGACCGGGGGTGGGCACGGTCACGCTGCCCGGCTTGCCGCTCGACGTCGGCGAGCCCGCCGTCAACCCGGTGCCCCGCCGGATGATGCGGGAGCACATCGGCAGGGTCGCAACGGCGCACGGGGGCGCGGGGGATGTGGAGATCACGCTCTCCGTGGACGACGGCGAGGAGATCGCCCGCTCCACCTGGAATCCGCGTCTGGGCATCCTGGGCGGCCTGTCCATCCTCGGCACGACCGGTGTGGTCGTGCCGTACTCCTGCTCGGCGTGGATCGATTCGATCCGCCGCGGTGTGGACGTGGCGCTGGCCGACGGGCAGACCCATGTGGCGGGCTGCACCGGTTCCACCTCGGAGAAGACCGTGGTGGCCGAGTACGGGCTGCCGGAGATCGCCCTGCTGGACATGGGGGACTTCGCGGGCGCGGTGCTCAAGTACGTACGCCGCCATCCGGTGGAACGGCTCACCGTCTGCGGGGGGTTCGCCAAGCTGTCGAAGCTCGCCGCCGGCCATCTCGACCTGCACTCGGGGCGTTCCCAGGTCGACACGTCGTTCCTGGCCGACCTGGCCCGGCGGGGCGGGGCCGACGAGGATCTGGCCGCCGAGGTGGCCGCGTCGAACACGGGACTCGCGGCTCTCCGCTCCTGCCTGGCGCGCGGGGTCCCGCTCGGGGACCTGGTGGCCTCGGCGGCACGGGACGAGGCGCTGTCGGTCCTGCGGGGCGCGCCGGTCGCCGTCGACGTCATCTGCATCGACCGGGCCGGCGTGGTGGTCGGGCGCAGCAGCGTGCGCTGA
- a CDS encoding SGNH/GDSL hydrolase family protein encodes MSVRRFWASASTLLLAAAAALGMAQPASAAAGGYVALGDSYSSGVGAGSYLSDSGDCRRSTNAYPYLWAAANSPSSFAFVACSGATTSSVASGQLGSLSSSTSLVSVTAGGNDVGFADVMQDCVLSGEAACLAGVNAAVGQMNNTLPSRLGSLYTSIHSKAPQAHVVVLGYPRFYKIGGSCIAGLSEKERTAINNASDVLNGVIAKQAANAGFTFSSVVDEFTGHELCSGDAWLHSVSIPVYNSYHPKAAGQSGGYLPAFRSVA; translated from the coding sequence ATGTCAGTACGGAGATTCTGGGCGTCCGCATCCACTCTGCTCCTCGCCGCCGCGGCTGCCCTCGGCATGGCCCAGCCGGCCTCGGCCGCCGCCGGCGGGTATGTCGCCCTGGGCGACTCGTACTCGTCCGGTGTCGGAGCCGGGAGCTATCTGTCCGACAGCGGTGACTGCCGCCGCAGCACCAATGCCTACCCCTACCTCTGGGCGGCGGCGAACTCCCCTTCCTCGTTCGCCTTTGTCGCCTGTTCCGGTGCCACCACGAGCTCCGTGGCGAGCGGCCAGCTCGGCTCGCTGAGCTCGTCGACCTCGCTGGTCAGTGTCACCGCGGGCGGCAACGACGTCGGGTTCGCCGACGTCATGCAGGACTGCGTGCTGTCCGGCGAGGCCGCCTGCCTCGCCGGCGTGAACGCGGCCGTCGGGCAGATGAACAACACGCTGCCGTCCCGGCTGGGTTCGCTCTACACCTCGATCCACTCCAAGGCCCCGCAGGCACATGTCGTGGTGCTGGGCTACCCGCGCTTCTACAAGATCGGCGGCAGCTGCATCGCCGGTCTCTCGGAGAAGGAACGCACCGCCATCAACAACGCGTCCGACGTGCTGAACGGCGTCATCGCCAAGCAGGCGGCGAATGCCGGATTCACCTTCTCCAGCGTCGTCGACGAGTTCACCGGGCACGAGCTGTGCTCCGGTGACGCATGGCTCCACAGCGTCTCGATCCCGGTGTACAACTCGTACCACCCCAAGGCCGCGGGGCAGTCGGGCGGCTATCTGCCCGCCTTCCGCTCGGTCGCGTAG
- a CDS encoding precorrin-8X methylmutase, giving the protein MHQYEKDGPAIYRQSFATIRAEADLTGLPADVSQVAVRMIHACGMVDLVRDLAFTPDVVGRARAALRGGAPILCDVAMVASGITRRRLPADNEVVCTLSDPAVPGLAAELGTTRSAAALELWRDRLDGAVVAVGNAPTALFRLLELIEEGAPRPAAVIGVPVGFVGAAESKDALAAHPSGLDHLIVRGRRGGSAMAASAINAIASEEE; this is encoded by the coding sequence GTGCACCAGTACGAGAAGGACGGACCGGCCATCTATCGCCAGTCCTTCGCCACCATCCGGGCAGAGGCGGACCTGACGGGACTGCCGGCCGATGTGAGCCAGGTGGCGGTCCGGATGATCCACGCCTGCGGCATGGTCGACCTGGTGCGCGATCTCGCCTTCACCCCGGACGTGGTCGGCCGTGCCCGGGCGGCGCTGCGGGGCGGTGCGCCGATCCTGTGCGACGTGGCGATGGTGGCCAGTGGCATCACCCGGCGGCGGCTGCCCGCGGACAACGAGGTGGTGTGCACCCTCTCCGACCCGGCGGTGCCCGGTCTCGCGGCGGAGCTCGGTACGACCCGCAGCGCCGCCGCGCTGGAGCTGTGGCGCGACCGGCTGGACGGTGCGGTCGTCGCCGTCGGGAACGCGCCCACCGCGCTGTTCCGGCTGCTCGAACTGATCGAGGAGGGGGCACCGCGTCCCGCCGCCGTCATCGGTGTGCCGGTCGGATTCGTGGGTGCCGCCGAGTCCAAGGACGCCCTGGCCGCGCACCCGTCGGGGCTCGATCACCTGATCGTGCGGGGCCGGCGGGGCGGCAGTGCGATGGCGGCCTCGGCCATCAACGCGATCGCCAGCGAGGAGGAGTGA